CGCACCCGATTACCGTCGACCACCGACAGATCCGAATGGCACAGCCCGGCCGCCTCGATACGCACCAATACTTCGCCGGGACCGGGGTCCTGCAGCTCCAGGTCGGCGATACTGATCGGCCGGGACCGCGCGAACGGGCGTGGCGCACCGATGCGCTCCAGCACCGCGCCGCGGATGTGAATCATGTTGGAATACAACCATGAGCTCAATGCCAGCCGCCCCGGACGGCCTGACCAGCGCGGACTTCCCGGTGCTGTGGCCGGTGCTCACTCGCTGGGCCGACAACGACATGTTCGGCCACCTCAACAACGCGGTCTATTACCAGCTGTTCGACACCGCGATCAACGCCTGGATCGCCACCGCGGCCGGCGTCGATCCGCTCACCATTCCCGAGCTGGGCATCGTCGCGGAGTCGGGCTGCCGTTATTTCGCCGAGCTGGCCTTCCCGGAGCGGCTCGCCGTGGGTCTGGCCGTGACCCGGCTCGGCCGCAGCAGCGTCACCTATCGACTGGGCGTCTTCAGGGCGGATCCGTCCGATGACTCGCCCCGGCCGATCGCCGCGCTGGGCCACTGGGTGCATGTCTACGTCGACCGCGGCAGCCGCCGACCGGTGCCGATTCCCGACTCGATCCGGTCGTTGTTGTCGAGCGCCGTAGTGAATTGAGCCCGGCCAGGCGCACGTATGCTTCGCCAATGGCAGTTATGAGCAAGACAGTCGAGGTCGATGCCGAGGCCGGCTCCATCATGGGCATCGTTTCCGACATCGAGCGGTACCCGGAATGGAATGAAGGCGTCAAAGGCGCCTGGATCCTCGCCCGCTACGACGACGGCCGCCCCAGCCAGGTGCGCCTCGACACCAATGTCAATGGTTTCGAAGGCGTCTACATCCACGCCGTGTATTACCCGGGTGAGAACCAGATTCAGACCGTGATGCAGCAGGGAGACCTGTTCACCAAGCAGGAGCAGCTCTTCAGCGTGGTGGCCACCGGCGCCAACAGCCTGCTGACCGTCGACATCGACGTCGAGCCCAGCATGCCGGTGCCCCCGCCGATGGTGAAGATGTTGCTCGGCAACGTCCTCGACCAACTGGCCGCCAACGTCAAGCAGCGCGCCGAGCAACTGGCCGGCTAAGAGCCGAAGATCCCCGTCCGGTCCAGTGTGTCGGTGAGGCGGCGGGCGGCGTCGGTGAACTGCCAGACCGTGTGCTCGATGACGGTGACCGCGTCGCGGTCGCGCAACGCGGCGATCAACCGGCGGTGGTTGTCCACGGTGGATTCGCCCCACAGCGGGTCGGCGGCGTACAGCTGCGCGGGCATATAGCGGGCGGCGTTGAGCAGGAACCAGGCCAGCTTGATCCGACCGCTGGCCTGGTTGAACACCCGGTGGAAAGAGAACTCCAGTGAGGCGATCGCCTCGGCGTCACCCCCGGTGACGGCCGTTGCCAGCAGATCGTTGATGCGTTCCAGCTCGGCGATGTCGCGTTCGGTGATGCGTTCGGTCGCGGTCGCGGCCAGCTCCCGGGCGATGGTGGATTGCAGCCAGAAGATGTCCTCGATGTCCTGGCGGGTCAACGGGAGCACCACGTGACCGCGATGCGGCTCCAGCTGCACCATGCCCTCGCCACGCAGCTTCAACAGGGCCTCGCGCACCGGCGTGATGCTGACTCCGAGCTGGGCGGCGGTCTCGTCGAGACGGATGAACGTGCCCGGGCGCAGCGTGCCCGACATGATCGCGGTCCGCAGGTGCCCGGCGACTTCGTCGGACAGTTGCGCCCGGCGCAGCGGGCGGCGCCTCCGAGGCTCGGACCCTACGGCCGATAACGGTGCATTCACGGGGCCTGCCAGGCCTTTCAGCGACATTGCGGTATTGGCTCAAGTCGTGGCTAAGGGCTTGTTAGCGACCTCAGCGGCCGTTAGTGTGACCCAGACAACACATGTTTTATCAAATATCAGCCTGACGCAAGCGGTGCGCGAGTGAAGGGAAGGCATATTTGACCGCCCAACTGGCCGGCCACCGGACGCAGGCCCAAACCGAAGCGCTCGAGCAGCCGTATCTTGCTCGCCGCCAGAACTGGGTGAACCAGCTCGAGCGGCACGCGATGATGCAGCCGGACGCGGCGGCGCTGAGGTTCCTGGGCCGCACGCTGACGTGGACGGAGCTGCGGCGCCGGGTGACGGCGCTGGCCGGCGCACTGAGCCGCCGCGGCGTCAGCGCCGGCGACCGGGTCATGGTGTTGATGCTGAACCGCCCCGAGTTCGTCGAGTCGGTGCTGGCCGCCAACATGTTGGGGGCGATCGCAGTCCCGCTGAACTTCCGGCTGACCCCTGCTGAGATCGCGTTCCTGGTCGAGGACAGCGGAGCCCGGGTGGTCGTCACCGAAGCGGTCCTCGCGCCAGTGGCGACCGACGTCCGGAACATCGCTCCACTGCTGGACACGGTGGTGGTGGCGGGGGACACCGCCGATGACAGCGTCGTCTTCTATGAAGACCTTATGAATGAGGCGGGCGAGGCGCCCGCCCCGGTTGACATCCCGAACGACTCTCCGGCGCTGATCATGTACACGTCGGGAACCACCGGGCGGCCCAAGGGCGCGGTGCTGACCCACGCGAACCTGACCGGTCAGACCATGACCATGCTGTACACCAGCGGTGTCGACCTCAACAACGACGTCGGCTTCATCGGCGTCCCGTTGTTCCACATCGCCGGCATCGGCAACATCCTCTCCGGGATGCTGCTCGGCCTCCCGACCGTGATCTACCCGCTCGGTGCGTTCGAGCCCGGGCAGTTGCTCGACGTGCTGGAGGCCGAGAGGGTCACCGGCATCTTCCTGGTCCCCGCACAGTGGCAGGCGGTGTGCGCGGAGCAGCAGGCAAGGCCGCGCGACCTGCGGTTGCGGGTGATGTCCTGGGGTGCCGCGCCGGCGCCAGATGTGTTGCTGCGAAAGATGTCCGAGATATTTCCGGGCACCCAGATCCTGGCCGCGTTCGGCCAGACCGAGATGTCGCCGGTGACGTGCATGCTGCTCGGCGACGACGCCATCCGCAAGCGGGGCTCGGTCGGCCGGGTGATCCCGACGGTCGCCGCCCGGGTCGTCGACGACGACATGAATGACGTGCCGGTCGGCGAGGTGGGCGAAATCGTGTACCGCGCACCGACATTGATGAGTGGGTACTGGAACAACCCGGAGGCCACCGCGGAGGCGTTCGCCGGCGGCTGGTTCCATTCCGGTGACCTGGTCCGGATGGACGCCGACGGCTACGTGTGGGTCGTCGACCGCAAGAAGGACATGATCATCTCCGGCGGCGAGAACATCTACTGCGCCGAGGTCGAGAACGTTCTGGCCGGACACGAGCGCATCGTCGAGGTCGCGGTGATCGGCCGGGTCGACGCGCGATGGGGCGAGGTTCCGGTTGCGGTCGCCGCTGTAACGGAAGGCCACCTCCGCATCGAAGAGCTAGATGAGTACCTGACCGAACGGCTTGCGCGGTACAAGCACCCCAAGGCGCTCGAGATCGTCGAGGCCCTGCCGCGCAACCCCGCCGGGAAGGTGCTCAAGACTGAACTGCGTTTGCGCTACGGTGTCGGCGACGACTCCGGAAGTCGTTCTGCCACAACGAAATCTGCCACCGGAGAGGAAAGCTGACGAGGTCGACATGTTTGCTGGGTGCTGACGTGATGTCAATTGTCGAGTTGCTATACACACCTGAGCGGCCATCGGGTACATTCCTGTGGTCTCCGTTACTACCTGCGGGTAGGGAGCCGTTGGTCACACACGTAGGGTCGGGGCAAGGAGGAGGCGTGCGACACCATTCGCCGCGGCGCCGCGACACGAGCGGCCCCATTTTCAGGGGGCAATCGTGACGACATCCACTCGACCGCACCTGGTCGGATACCTGCGCGATCAGCTCCAGACGCCGCTGACGATGATCGGCGGGTTCTTCCGGATGTGTGTGTTGACCGGAAGGGCTTTGTTCCGCCGGCCGTTTCAGTGGCGCGAGCTGATCCTGCAGTGCTGGTTCATCATGCGGGTGGCGTTGCTGCCGACGATCATGGTGTCGATCCCGCTGACGGTGTTGCTGATCTTCACCCTCAATGTGCTGCTGGCTCAGTTCGGCGCCGCGGACCTCTCGGGTGCGGGCGCGGCGATCGGCGCGGTCACCCAGCTGGGTCCGTTGACGACGGTGCTGGTGGTGGCCGGCGCCGGGTCGACGGCGATCTGCGCTGACCTGGGTGCGCGGACCATCCGCGAAGAGATCGACGCGATGGAGGTCCTCGGCATCGACCCGATCCACCGCCTGGTGGTGCCCCGGGTGATCGCCGCGACCGTGGTCGCGACGCTGCTCAACGCCCTGGTGATCACGGTGGGGCTGGTCGGTGGCTACCTGTTCGGGGTGTACCTGCAGAACGTCTCCGGTGGGGCTTATCTGGCGACGCTGACCACGATCACCGGTCTGCCCGAGGTCATCATCGCCATGATCAAGGCGGCGACGTTCGGCTTGATCGCAGGTCTGGTGGGGTGTTACCGCGGGTTGACCGTGCGCGGGGGCTCCAAGGGCCTGGGCACGGCGGTCAACGAGACCGTGGTGTTGTGCGTGGTGGCCCTGTATGCGGTGAACGTCATCTTGACCACGATCGGCGTTCGATTCGGGACGGGGCACTAACGATGTCGACAGCAGCAGTAGTCCGCCAGCGGTTCCCGAAGGCGGCGGCCAACGTCAACCGGTATGCGGGGGCGGTGACCCGGGGGCTGGACGAGACCGGGCAGCTGGCCTGGTTCTTTCTGACCAGCCTGGGCCAGATTCCGCACGCGCTGCACTACTACCGCAAGGAGACCCTGCGGCTGGTCGCGCAGATCGGGATGGGCACTGGCGCGATGGCTGTGGTCGGCGGTACGGCCGCGATCGTCGGCTTCGTCACCCTGTCCGGTAGCTCGCTGGTGGCCATCCAGGGGTTCGCCTCCCTGGGCAACATCGGTGTCGAGGCGTTCACCGGGTTCTTCTCGGCGCTGATCAACGTGCGTATCGCCGGTCCGGTGGTCACCGGGATCGCGCTGGCGGCCACGGTCGGCGCCGGAGCGACCGCGGAGCTGGGTGCGATGCGGATCAGCGAGGAGATCGACGCCCTGGAGGTGATGGGCATCAAGTCGGTGTCGTATCTGACCTCCACGCGCATCGTGGCCGGCCTGGTGGTGATCATCCCGCTGTATGCGCTGGCGATGATCATGTCGTTCCTGTCACCGCAGATCGTCACCACGGCGCTGTACGGGCAGTCCACTGGCACCTACGAGCATTACTTCCGGACCTTCCTGAGACCCGACGACGTGTTCTGGTCGTTTCTGGAGGCCATCATCATCGCGGCGATCGTGATGGTGACCCACTGCTACTACGGCTACAACGCCGGCGGCGGCCCCGTCGGCGTCGGTGAGGCGGTCGGCCGGTCCATGCGGTTCTCGCTGGTCTCGGTCCAGGTCGTCGTCCTGTCCGCCGCGTTGGCGCTCTACGGCGTCAACCCCAACTTCGCATTGACGGTGTAGCGCCATGACGAGTCCGGGAAAGGTCAACAAGGTCAAGCACCCGCCGTACAAGCTGATCGGCATCTCTTCCTTCGTTGTCCTGTTGCTGGTGTTTTCGGTGGTCTACCTGCAGTTCCGCGGTGATTTCACGAAGAAGACCGAACTGACCATGTACAGCGACCGGGCCGGCCTGGTCATGGACCCGGGCTCGAAGGTCACCTACAACGGCGTGCAGATCGGCCGTGTCGGCAAGATCCAGGAGATCAGCCGCGACGGTCGGCCGGCCGCAAAGTTCACCTTGGAGATCTACCCGGAGTACCTCGGCTCCGACGGCGTGGTGCCGGAGAACGTCGACGCCCAGATCAAGGCGACGACGGTGTTCGGCGGCAAGTACGTGTCACTGACCACCCCGAAGGATGACAAGGGCAACATCACCTCCCGCGGACACCTGGGGCCCAAGAGCGTCATCAACGCCTCCGGCGTGACGACCGAAATCAACACGCTGTTCCAGACTTTGACCTCGATCTCGGAGAAGGTCGACCCGGTCAAGCTGAACCTGACACTCAGCGCCGCCGCGCAGTCCCTGACCGGACTGGGTGACCGGTTCGGCCAGTCGATCGTGAACGGCAACGCGATCCTCGACGACGTCAACCCGCAGATGCCGCAGGCCCGACGGGACATCCAGCAGCTGGCCGCGCTCGGCGACGTCTACGCGGATGCGGCGCCGGATCTGATCGACTTCCTGAACAACTCGGTGCCGACAGCCCGCACCATCAACGCCCAGCAGAAGGACCTGGACCAGGCGCTGCTGGCCGCGGCCGGATTCGGCAACACCGGCGCGGACATCTTCGAGCGGGGCGGTCCGTACCTGGCCCGCGGCGCCGCCGACCTGGTGCCCACTGCCCAGCTACTCGACACCTACAGCCCGGAGCTGTACTGCACGCTGCACAACTACCACGACATCGAGCCCAAGGCCTACCAGTTCCTGGGCGGCAACGGCTACTCGCTGAACAGCCACACCCAGATCCTCTCCGCCCTGGGCCTGATGCTGAACCCGGTGTCGCTGGTTCCCCTGCTGCTCTCGCAGGTCGGCGGGCTGGCAGCCGGAGTGATCGGCGGCGCGCCGAACCCCTACACCTACCCGGAGAACCTGCCGCGGGTGAACGCCCACGGTGGACCGGGCGGGGCGCCCGGTTGCTGGCAGCAGATCACGCGGCAACTGTGGCCGGCGCCGGAACTGGTGATGGACACCGGCAACAGCCTTGCGCCTTATAACCACTTGGAGGTCGGGTCGCCCTTTGTGAACGAGTACGTCTGGGGCCGTCAGGTAGGGGATAACACGATCAACCCATGAAAATCACCGGTACGCTCGTCAAACTCAGCGCCTTCGCTCTGGTGCTGCTGATGTTCAGCATCATGATCATCATCGTGTTCGGTCAGATCCGATTCGACCGGACCAACTCCTACTCCGCCGAGTTCAGCAACATCAGCGGGTTGCGGGCCGGCCAGTTCGTGCGCGCTTCCGGCGTGGAGATCGGCAAGGTCAGCGATGTCCAGCTGGTCGACGGCGGCAAGCGGGTGCGGGTCAACTTCAACGTCGACCGCTCGATTCCGCTGTACCAATCGACGACCGCGTCGATCCGCTATCTCGACCTGATCGGCAACCGCTACCTCGAGCTCAAGCGCGGTGAGGGCGACGGCCAGGACAAGGTCATGCAGCCCGGCGGGTTCATCCCGCTCGCACGCACCACGCCGGCGCTTGACCTCGATGCGCTGATCGGTGGTTTCAAGCCGATCTTCCGGGCGCTGAACCCGGACAAGGTCAACACCATCGCGTCTGCGCTGATCACCGTGTTCCAGGGCCAGGGGGGCACGATCAACGACATCCTGCAGCAGACCGCGCAGGTCACCTCGCAGTTGGGCGAGCGGGACCAGGCGATCGGCGAAGTGGTGACGAACCTGAACAAGGTGCTGGACACCACCGTTCGGCACCGCAAGGACTTCGACCAGACAGTCAACAACCTGGAGGTGCTCATCACCGGGTTGAAGGACCACGGCGATTCCCTGGCCGGCGGGACCGCGAACATCAGCAACGCCGCCGGCACGGTGGCCGACCTGCTGAGCGAGGACCGGGCGCTGCTGCACAAGGCGATCAACTACCTCGACACCGTCCAACAGCCGTTGATCGATCAGCGTGAACAGCTCAACGACTTCCTGCACAAGGTGCCCAGCGCGCTGAACTCCATCGGGCGCGCCATCGGCTCCTACGGCGACTTCGTGAACTTCTACTCCTGCGACATCAGCCTCCGGATCAACGGTCTGCAGGCTGGTGGGCCGGTTCGCACCGTCCGCCTCTTCCACCAGCCGACCGGGAGGTGCGCGCCGCAATGAGAACGCTGGAACCGCCCAACCGCCTCAAGATCGGCCTGATGGGCATCCTGGTGACACTCCTGGTCATCGGGGTGGGTCAGAGCTTCACCAGTGTGCCGATGTTGATGGCCAAGC
This genomic stretch from Mycobacterium paragordonae harbors:
- a CDS encoding MCE family protein; this translates as MTSPGKVNKVKHPPYKLIGISSFVVLLLVFSVVYLQFRGDFTKKTELTMYSDRAGLVMDPGSKVTYNGVQIGRVGKIQEISRDGRPAAKFTLEIYPEYLGSDGVVPENVDAQIKATTVFGGKYVSLTTPKDDKGNITSRGHLGPKSVINASGVTTEINTLFQTLTSISEKVDPVKLNLTLSAAAQSLTGLGDRFGQSIVNGNAILDDVNPQMPQARRDIQQLAALGDVYADAAPDLIDFLNNSVPTARTINAQQKDLDQALLAAAGFGNTGADIFERGGPYLARGAADLVPTAQLLDTYSPELYCTLHNYHDIEPKAYQFLGGNGYSLNSHTQILSALGLMLNPVSLVPLLLSQVGGLAAGVIGGAPNPYTYPENLPRVNAHGGPGGAPGCWQQITRQLWPAPELVMDTGNSLAPYNHLEVGSPFVNEYVWGRQVGDNTINP
- a CDS encoding MlaE family ABC transporter permease — protein: MTTSTRPHLVGYLRDQLQTPLTMIGGFFRMCVLTGRALFRRPFQWRELILQCWFIMRVALLPTIMVSIPLTVLLIFTLNVLLAQFGAADLSGAGAAIGAVTQLGPLTTVLVVAGAGSTAICADLGARTIREEIDAMEVLGIDPIHRLVVPRVIAATVVATLLNALVITVGLVGGYLFGVYLQNVSGGAYLATLTTITGLPEVIIAMIKAATFGLIAGLVGCYRGLTVRGGSKGLGTAVNETVVLCVVALYAVNVILTTIGVRFGTGH
- a CDS encoding SRPBCC family protein codes for the protein MAVMSKTVEVDAEAGSIMGIVSDIERYPEWNEGVKGAWILARYDDGRPSQVRLDTNVNGFEGVYIHAVYYPGENQIQTVMQQGDLFTKQEQLFSVVATGANSLLTVDIDVEPSMPVPPPMVKMLLGNVLDQLAANVKQRAEQLAG
- the fadD5 gene encoding fatty-acid--CoA ligase FadD5, coding for MTAQLAGHRTQAQTEALEQPYLARRQNWVNQLERHAMMQPDAAALRFLGRTLTWTELRRRVTALAGALSRRGVSAGDRVMVLMLNRPEFVESVLAANMLGAIAVPLNFRLTPAEIAFLVEDSGARVVVTEAVLAPVATDVRNIAPLLDTVVVAGDTADDSVVFYEDLMNEAGEAPAPVDIPNDSPALIMYTSGTTGRPKGAVLTHANLTGQTMTMLYTSGVDLNNDVGFIGVPLFHIAGIGNILSGMLLGLPTVIYPLGAFEPGQLLDVLEAERVTGIFLVPAQWQAVCAEQQARPRDLRLRVMSWGAAPAPDVLLRKMSEIFPGTQILAAFGQTEMSPVTCMLLGDDAIRKRGSVGRVIPTVAARVVDDDMNDVPVGEVGEIVYRAPTLMSGYWNNPEATAEAFAGGWFHSGDLVRMDADGYVWVVDRKKDMIISGGENIYCAEVENVLAGHERIVEVAVIGRVDARWGEVPVAVAAVTEGHLRIEELDEYLTERLARYKHPKALEIVEALPRNPAGKVLKTELRLRYGVGDDSGSRSATTKSATGEES
- a CDS encoding MlaE family ABC transporter permease is translated as MSTAAVVRQRFPKAAANVNRYAGAVTRGLDETGQLAWFFLTSLGQIPHALHYYRKETLRLVAQIGMGTGAMAVVGGTAAIVGFVTLSGSSLVAIQGFASLGNIGVEAFTGFFSALINVRIAGPVVTGIALAATVGAGATAELGAMRISEEIDALEVMGIKSVSYLTSTRIVAGLVVIIPLYALAMIMSFLSPQIVTTALYGQSTGTYEHYFRTFLRPDDVFWSFLEAIIIAAIVMVTHCYYGYNAGGGPVGVGEAVGRSMRFSLVSVQVVVLSAALALYGVNPNFALTV
- a CDS encoding acyl-CoA thioesterase translates to MSSMPAAPDGLTSADFPVLWPVLTRWADNDMFGHLNNAVYYQLFDTAINAWIATAAGVDPLTIPELGIVAESGCRYFAELAFPERLAVGLAVTRLGRSSVTYRLGVFRADPSDDSPRPIAALGHWVHVYVDRGSRRPVPIPDSIRSLLSSAVVN
- a CDS encoding GntR family transcriptional regulator, giving the protein MNAPLSAVGSEPRRRRPLRRAQLSDEVAGHLRTAIMSGTLRPGTFIRLDETAAQLGVSITPVREALLKLRGEGMVQLEPHRGHVVLPLTRQDIEDIFWLQSTIARELAATATERITERDIAELERINDLLATAVTGGDAEAIASLEFSFHRVFNQASGRIKLAWFLLNAARYMPAQLYAADPLWGESTVDNHRRLIAALRDRDAVTVIEHTVWQFTDAARRLTDTLDRTGIFGS
- a CDS encoding virulence factor Mce family protein: MKITGTLVKLSAFALVLLMFSIMIIIVFGQIRFDRTNSYSAEFSNISGLRAGQFVRASGVEIGKVSDVQLVDGGKRVRVNFNVDRSIPLYQSTTASIRYLDLIGNRYLELKRGEGDGQDKVMQPGGFIPLARTTPALDLDALIGGFKPIFRALNPDKVNTIASALITVFQGQGGTINDILQQTAQVTSQLGERDQAIGEVVTNLNKVLDTTVRHRKDFDQTVNNLEVLITGLKDHGDSLAGGTANISNAAGTVADLLSEDRALLHKAINYLDTVQQPLIDQREQLNDFLHKVPSALNSIGRAIGSYGDFVNFYSCDISLRINGLQAGGPVRTVRLFHQPTGRCAPQ